A window of Rhodococcus sp. SGAir0479 contains these coding sequences:
- a CDS encoding aminotransferase class V-fold PLP-dependent enzyme: MLDLERLRHDTPGCLERVFLDSAGSSLPPQPVLATVIGHLRREAEVGGYVAAAERADDLAAVRESLARLIGATPSEIALLDSATRAWSEFVTALRFEPGDRILISQVEYASNAITALRRAAATGATVEAVPSDPSGSIDLEALDRMLDDRVRLVSLVHVPTNGGLVNPVREVVDAAHRHGALVLLDACQSTGQVPIDVAALGVDALSATGRKWLRGPRGTGFLYVRSELASSLEPSALDLHGAEWTAPDAYRAAPDATRFELWECDVAARLGLGAAVDYLLGIGIDYAANAVATRAEVVRAGLSTLPGVGVHDLGKQRCGIVTFTVDGIDAADVREALADKQITVTVSGRSSTLLDMTGRGLDAVVRASPHYFVSDTDIDRFLDAVAKLH; the protein is encoded by the coding sequence ATGCTCGATCTGGAACGGCTCCGCCACGACACCCCGGGCTGCCTCGAACGGGTGTTTCTCGACAGTGCGGGGTCTTCTCTGCCACCACAACCCGTGCTCGCCACCGTGATCGGACATCTGCGACGCGAGGCGGAAGTGGGCGGATACGTCGCCGCGGCCGAGCGTGCCGACGACCTGGCCGCCGTCCGGGAATCGCTCGCGCGGCTGATCGGCGCCACGCCGTCGGAGATCGCGCTCCTCGACAGCGCCACCCGGGCCTGGAGCGAATTCGTCACCGCACTCCGCTTCGAGCCCGGCGATCGGATCCTCATCTCCCAGGTGGAGTACGCCAGCAACGCGATCACCGCGCTGCGCCGCGCCGCGGCGACGGGTGCGACCGTCGAGGCCGTCCCCAGCGACCCGAGCGGGTCCATCGATCTCGAGGCCCTCGACCGGATGCTCGACGACCGCGTACGACTCGTCTCGCTCGTCCACGTCCCCACCAACGGCGGCCTGGTGAATCCCGTGCGGGAGGTGGTCGACGCCGCGCACCGGCACGGCGCCCTGGTCCTGCTGGACGCGTGCCAGTCGACGGGCCAGGTGCCGATCGACGTCGCGGCGCTCGGCGTCGACGCCCTGTCGGCGACGGGCCGGAAGTGGCTGCGCGGTCCGCGCGGAACCGGATTTCTCTACGTGCGTTCGGAACTCGCGAGCTCCCTGGAGCCGTCGGCCCTGGATCTGCACGGTGCCGAGTGGACCGCCCCGGACGCGTATCGGGCCGCACCGGATGCGACCCGGTTCGAACTGTGGGAGTGCGACGTGGCAGCCCGGCTCGGCCTGGGCGCCGCCGTCGACTACCTATTGGGCATCGGAATCGATTACGCGGCAAACGCTGTCGCGACTCGGGCGGAAGTCGTCCGCGCCGGACTGAGCACCCTGCCGGGGGTCGGCGTCCACGACCTCGGCAAGCAGAGGTGCGGCATCGTCACCTTCACGGTCGACGGCATCGACGCCGCCGACGTCCGAGAAGCCTTGGCGGACAAGCAGATCACGGTGACGGTGAGCGGTCGCTCGTCCACCCTGCTGGACATGACCGGGCGCGGACTCGACGCGGTGGTGCGGGCGTCACCGCACTACTTCGTCTCCGACACCGACATCGACCGATTCCTCGATGCCGTGGCGAAACTGCACTG
- the egtA gene encoding ergothioneine biosynthesis glutamate--cysteine ligase EgtA, with amino-acid sequence MVVAVESTCFSSRPAAESYVGGVCFKLGPPQLIGAELEWLTAGAGPVPARPELAAVAAALGPHAPRSIVPDSPARPLPAGGLVTVEPGGQIEISSAPHADAAALCEALASDERTLRTLLAAQSITTHAHAADTRRDPRRLLELPRYRAMEERFDGIGPYGRLMMCNTAAVQVSVDAGADTADVARRWNTLHAIGPALVAAFACSPRLYGIPAGEWASQRMRTWLELDPPRTAGPGDELADPVADYARWVLDVPLLCVRRDGPCWTAPPDATFADWIDGALDDELGRRPTEADLDYHLTTVFPPVRAVGHLEVRYLDAQPGDGWRLPVAALDALSRAPGTIDVAAPTRGRWHEAARDGLANDDLRDGAVALLELAAEYTPDPGFAQQLGAAARRCRSRLQPAEGCW; translated from the coding sequence ATGGTTGTCGCAGTCGAGTCCACCTGCTTCAGCTCGCGTCCCGCAGCCGAGTCGTACGTAGGTGGCGTGTGCTTCAAGCTGGGTCCGCCCCAGCTGATCGGTGCCGAGCTCGAATGGCTCACCGCGGGCGCCGGTCCCGTACCCGCTCGTCCCGAGCTGGCCGCCGTCGCCGCAGCTCTCGGCCCCCATGCTCCGCGATCGATCGTCCCGGATTCTCCCGCCCGCCCGTTGCCGGCGGGCGGTCTCGTCACCGTCGAGCCCGGCGGCCAGATCGAGATCTCGAGTGCGCCGCACGCCGATGCCGCCGCACTGTGCGAGGCCCTCGCGTCCGACGAACGCACCCTTCGCACCCTTCTCGCAGCCCAGTCGATCACCACCCACGCGCACGCGGCCGACACCCGCCGCGACCCGCGCCGCCTGCTCGAGCTGCCCCGCTACCGAGCCATGGAAGAGCGGTTCGACGGCATCGGCCCGTACGGCAGACTCATGATGTGCAACACCGCTGCCGTGCAGGTCAGCGTCGATGCGGGGGCCGACACCGCAGACGTCGCTCGGCGGTGGAACACGCTGCACGCGATCGGTCCCGCACTCGTCGCCGCCTTCGCGTGCTCACCCCGGCTGTACGGGATTCCGGCGGGGGAGTGGGCGTCGCAGCGGATGCGGACCTGGCTCGAGCTGGACCCGCCCCGAACCGCGGGCCCCGGTGACGAACTCGCCGATCCGGTGGCGGACTACGCCCGCTGGGTGCTCGACGTTCCGCTGCTGTGCGTCCGGCGGGACGGGCCGTGCTGGACGGCACCCCCGGACGCGACGTTCGCGGACTGGATCGACGGCGCGCTCGACGACGAACTCGGCCGGCGCCCCACCGAGGCGGACCTCGACTATCACCTCACGACGGTCTTCCCGCCGGTGCGGGCCGTCGGGCACCTCGAGGTGCGCTACCTGGACGCGCAGCCGGGCGACGGCTGGCGACTGCCGGTGGCAGCACTCGACGCGTTGTCGAGAGCGCCCGGGACCATCGACGTCGCCGCACCGACACGGGGCCGGTGGCACGAGGCGGCGCGTGACGGACTCGCGAACGACGACCTGCGCGACGGGGCAGTGGCACTGCTCGAACTCGCGGCCGAGTACACGCCGGACCCCGGCTTCGCGCAGCAACTCGGTGCGGCGGCACGGCGATGTCGTAGCCGCCTGCAGCCGGCGGAGGGGTGCTGGTGA
- the egtB gene encoding ergothioneine biosynthesis protein EgtB, whose product MTGLREQLETVLARARRRSDALTDCVDERDLVAQHSPLMSPLVWDLAHIGNQEELWLVRDVGGRDPVRADIDELYDAFKHARSTRPTLPLLGPAEARRYVAQVRDKSWDVLDASTFRGSPLERNGFAFAMIAQHEQQHDETMLATHQLRTGPAVLSAPPVPVAVSPVRDREVVIAAGEFTMGVSDDPWALDNERPAHTVFVDAFAIDTVPVSNADYAEFIDDGGYRRRELWDERGWRHRTEAGLEAPQFWTGDGSGNWWRRRFGVLEPVPPDEPVMHVCWFEAQAYARWAGKRLPTEAEWEKAARWHPASGRSRRYPWGEDEPDHTRANLGQRHLGPAPVGSYPAGTSPSGVRQLIGDVWEWTSSPFSGYPGFRAFPYREYSEVFFGGDYRVLRGGSFGTDPVACRGTFRNWDHPVRRQIFAGFRCARDL is encoded by the coding sequence GTGACCGGCCTTCGCGAACAGCTCGAGACCGTGCTGGCGCGCGCCCGGCGGCGCAGCGACGCGCTCACCGACTGCGTCGACGAGCGCGACCTGGTGGCTCAGCACTCGCCGCTGATGAGTCCGCTGGTGTGGGACCTCGCCCACATCGGGAACCAGGAGGAACTGTGGCTCGTCCGGGACGTCGGGGGGCGTGACCCGGTTCGCGCCGACATCGACGAACTGTACGACGCGTTCAAACACGCGCGGTCGACCCGTCCGACACTTCCGTTGCTGGGCCCCGCGGAGGCCCGGCGGTACGTCGCGCAGGTCCGGGACAAGTCGTGGGACGTGCTGGACGCGAGCACGTTCCGCGGTAGCCCGCTCGAGCGGAACGGTTTCGCGTTCGCCATGATCGCGCAGCACGAACAGCAACACGACGAGACGATGCTCGCGACGCACCAGCTGCGGACCGGGCCGGCGGTGCTGAGCGCGCCGCCGGTGCCCGTCGCCGTCAGCCCCGTGCGCGATCGTGAAGTCGTCATCGCCGCGGGCGAGTTCACGATGGGGGTGTCCGACGACCCGTGGGCCCTCGACAACGAGCGGCCCGCGCACACCGTGTTCGTCGACGCCTTCGCGATCGACACCGTCCCGGTGAGCAACGCCGACTACGCCGAGTTCATCGACGACGGTGGCTACCGGCGCCGCGAGCTGTGGGACGAGCGCGGCTGGCGGCATCGCACGGAGGCCGGACTCGAGGCACCTCAGTTCTGGACCGGTGACGGGTCCGGGAACTGGTGGCGGCGCCGATTCGGGGTGCTCGAGCCCGTGCCGCCGGACGAGCCGGTGATGCACGTGTGCTGGTTCGAGGCACAGGCGTACGCGCGGTGGGCGGGCAAACGGCTTCCCACCGAGGCGGAGTGGGAGAAGGCGGCCCGCTGGCATCCCGCCAGCGGCAGGTCGCGCCGGTACCCGTGGGGCGAGGACGAACCGGACCACACCCGCGCCAATCTGGGACAGCGGCACCTGGGGCCGGCGCCGGTCGGCTCCTACCCGGCCGGTACGTCGCCGTCCGGCGTGCGGCAGCTGATCGGGGACGTGTGGGAGTGGACGTCGTCGCCGTTCAGCGGCTACCCGGGATTCCGGGCGTTTCCCTACCGTGAGTACTCCGAGGTGTTCTTCGGCGGCGACTACCGCGTGCTGCGCGGCGGCTCGTTCGGCACCGACCCGGTTGCGTGCCGAGGGACGTTCCGGAACTGGGACCACCCCGTCCGGCGGCAGATCTTCGCAGGATTCCGCTGCGCGAGGGACCTCTGA